A genomic window from Brassica oleracea var. oleracea cultivar TO1000 chromosome C8, BOL, whole genome shotgun sequence includes:
- the LOC106310049 gene encoding auxin-responsive protein SAUR36-like translates to MRKLRGIKIRRPIKRISRWILRRIRLRRSRYIRLGPTQPVCKPKAITKLISWGRSLTSHSARFLGSKISNSGYKPIGKDPIQSKPDPVPKGHSAVYVGKKDGDFHRVLVPIVYFNHPLFGELLREAEEEFGFCQEGGITIPCPYSDFKRVQTRIESGSGFGKLFWSRRRQ, encoded by the coding sequence ATGAGAAAGTTAAGAGGGATCAAGATCAGAAGACCGATTAAACGAATCTCAAGATGGATCCTCCGGAGAATCCGACTCCGACGATCCAGATACATCCGGTTAGGCCCGACTCAACCGGTTTGCAAACCAAAAGCCATCACGAAACTCATAAGCTGGGGACGCAGCCTCACATCACACAGCGCCAGGTTTCTCGGGTCTAAGATATCAAACTCCGGATACAAGCCGATCGGTAAGGATCCGATTCAAAGTAAACCCGACCCGGTTCCGAAAGGTCACTCGGCGGTTTACGTCGGTAAGAAAGACGGCGACTTTCATAGAGTTTTGGTGCCTATCGTGTACTTTAACCATCCTCTGTTCGGTGAGCTTCTGAGAGAAGCAGAAGAAGAGTTCGGGTTTTGTCAAGAAGGTGGGATCACTATCCCTTGTCCTTATTCGGATTTCAAACGGGTTCAGACCCGTATTGAATCCGGGTCGGGTTTTGGTAAACTGTTCTGGAGCCGGCGCCGGCAATAA